Below is a genomic region from Rana temporaria chromosome 3, aRanTem1.1, whole genome shotgun sequence.
TTTAAAACCGCTCTCTTTTCTCCTGTGTGAGTCTTCAGATGGATAATAAGATTATTCTTCGAACGAAAGCATTTGTCACATTCTGAGCAAGAAAAtggtttctctcctgtgtgaattctctggtgttcgATTAGTAATCTCTTCAATGAAAACAATTTTTCACATTCAGAGCAAGAAAATtgtttctctcctgtgtgaatcttTTCATGTTGAACACAATTTGCCCTCTGTAAAAAGCACTTGCCGCATTCTGAACATTTAAATGgattctctcctgtgtgaattctctggtgttcaaCAAGATGATGACTATGTGCGAAGCAtttgtcacattctgaacatttaaatggtttctctcctgtgtgagtctTCAGGTGTGAAGTAAGTTGAGCATGTCGTAAAAAACACTTTTCACATTCTGAACATTtaaatggcttctctcctgtgtgaatcttCAGGTGGGAAATAAGATTATTCTTCGAACTGAAGCATTTGTCACATTCTGGGCAATtaaatggcttctctcctgtgtgaaccctTTGGTGAATGATTAGCGATTTCTtccataaaaacacattttcacaTTCAGAGCAAGAAAATGTCTTCTTTCCTGTGTGAATATTTTCATGTTGAAGAAGATCTGACCTCTGTGAAAAGCATTTGCCACATTCTGAGCAAgaaaatggcttctctcctgtgtgaatcatTTCATGTTTAGCAAGAGATGTCTTCTGTGAAAAGCACTTGCCACATTCCGAACATGTAAAtggtttctctccagtgtgatTCCTCTGATGAATGCTGAGTTTTGACTTGTAATTAAAACTTTTCTGGCACTCAGAGCATTGATACGGCTTGTCTCTTACTTGACTCATTGTATGTTGATGAGGATCTGTTAACCTATAAAATATTTTCAGAATAAGTCTTAAATAGTAGTTCGTTTTTACCAGTTGTAAAAAAGGATCTTAAAAGTATCTAAATCTTAAAGAGCATTTGCACTTTTAAACCCAAATTgaacacaatggggagatttactaagactggtgcacacagaatctggtgcagctgtgcatagtaaccaatcaacttctaaatTCTGTTCAATTTAGCTTTCACaagaagttgattggttactatgcacagctgcactagattctgtTTGCATCagtctcaggctgggttcacactactacactactttcatcctactttgctctgctacattggtcctacatttatcctacattggtcctacatccatcctactttcatgaacaggatactactttggtccgacttcaatgatattcaatgggttgaagtaggatcaatgtaggaccaaaagtagtacagggagcattttcaaagtcggaccgacttgtgtaggaccagttaagacggctcccatagggaaacattgattttcacacgtcatgctacatgaggctcccaatgtaggaccgtttgtcggacaagtgtgaacccagcctcaggcccctttcacatgtgcggaccatatgtccgcattttcatccatccgttgcggatgaaaacgggacatacattagttcctatgtgattgcgggtgtcagcgggttgaccatccgctgacacccgtaatcaccctcctccgcaaagctccgctttttcggatggaagaaaatcctatttttcttccgtctggcataTCGGATCGGCTgaacatggacatacggtccgtgttcatccgatccccccatagggtagagcggaggaaagacagggcggtccctgcacagtgtgcggggaccgccctgtcatccaacGTCTCagtggggattttacggaggatccctgctgagaaaagcggacacacggaggcggatcattactgatccgccagtgtgaaagggcccttagtaaatctccccctatctATTCTACAAAGGGTTAAAGACTAAAATGCTTGGATGGTACATTGAATGAACCTGAACAGATTATTTATTAGTGAAAACAATGAAAATACTGTGGTATAGATAACCCTTTTTTCAGTTGACACAGCTCTGTACATTTTCTGTATTACATTTTAAGTGTATATTATGAATTATTAACATATTGCTGTAAAATTTGAAGTTTATATGTTGGTGTTAAGTCCACTGTAGTCCTTTAACAATTTGGAACTCAGGATGGGTTCTATGAAGGCTGGTAACTTTTCTAGTTTTTTTAAAGCGCAAAGCAGTATTCAAGCCATACACAAAAGCATATCATATCAGAGCTTAACCGTTCCcacatgtggtgactgcattagtttttgtcctttattttcacctgtttcACCAGCCAGTAAACCTGGTATTTTTAAATTCCCTGGCAGCTGAGAGTTGAGATAAACCATATAACACTTACAGGGGTGTTTACAGTGGTTGGCTTTTATTCATGTGtgtaaaacttttatcccaaaagaaaagaaaatctgtaactgcttaaaaagtgttatcTTTAACTTGTTAGTCAAGTCCACCTAATTCTGTTAATGCAccatatggcctcgtacacacgataggttaaccagaggacaacggtctgaaggaccgttttcatcggtcaaagccgatcgtgtgtgggccccataggttatttaaccataggttaaaaaaaaaaaaaacttgctttaaaattaacctatggattcctaaccgataggtcaaaaaccgatcgttagtaggcacgaccatcggttaaaaatccacgcatgctcagaatcaagtcgatgcatgcttggaagcattgaacttcgtttttttcagcacgtctttgtgttttagctcaccgcgttctgacacgatcggttatttaacctatggtgtgtaggcatgacagaccatcagtcagcttcatcggttaatctaagacaacggtccttcagaccgttgtcctctggttaacctatcgtgtgtacaaggcttaacactaccctctccccagactcacaatgctgctgtccaatcgTATCTTCATTTCTAATCCAGTGGAGGGGGGAATACAGTGTAAATCTGGTCAAagacggttcaaatctcagctggtACAGCAGGGAACAGCTGAGATTTTAACATGTATGGGcaagctgattgtacccaagttgtttgatcaatcaacttgggtacaaccagcatatattcactgtgtgtcaggccccatacacacgaccagtttcctcggcagaattcagcttccgaccgagtttctggctgaattctgccgagaaacccggccgtgtgtacactttcggccgaggaagccgacgaggacctcggcgaggaaatagagaacacgttctctatttcctcgttgttctatgggagctctcgtcccgccgagctcctcggcggcttcagggctgaactggccgaggaactcgatgtgtttggcacgtcgagttcctcggccgtgtgtacgaggccttatgctgGCAGGAATGGCTTCCCTGAGCCCTTTTACACACCAGAAGAACATAATAGCTAAATGGGAGAAATTTACCCATCAACACCAACTAGAAAATTGCTCGGTCTATGGCCACCTTAAGACAGGAAGTGTATTGTTGGTCAGATcacaaggtgaaaataaagaaaaatcccctaaaaaaaaactgcagtcaCCACATTTAATGTCTGGTACGATGCAAAATATTACatattatattattgttattattattaaattgtaACATTACTCTGTAGCAATATTTTTTATCCTGGAGATAATATTCACCATTCACACTAGGTAACCAAGGCCTGAGTGATACAATTTCTATCCTAGATATATTCTAGTTCAGCCTGTTTGTTCACAAATACAGCAACAAAAGACAATACAGTATGGTTGTTTTCCTAAAGAGGTTGCACATGTTCACTTCATATAGTGAATTTTCACCTATTCTAGTGAATattggatggtggaagtcagTACAGCTTCACCTCAAGCTAAGCTAAAAGAAAATTTGCTTTGTAAACAAGTCTAGTAAATATGGGGAAgctgtgctgacttccatcatccaatcaagaGCAagcaaaattccttttttttgtttttgttttattctacTTGCATCTCATTGGGTAATctttgaaaaattaatttttagccTGTTTGTTCACAAAGACAGCAACAAAAGACAATACAGTATGGTTGTTTTCCTAAAGAGGTTGCACATGTTCACTTCATATAGTGAATTTTCACATATTCTAGTGAATATTGGGTGGTGGAAGTCAGTGCAGCTTCACCTCAAGCTAAGCTAAAAGAAAATTTGCTTTGTAAACAAGTCTAGTAAATATTGGGAAGccttgctgacttccatcatccaatcaagagcaagaaaaattcctttttttgtttttgttttattctacTTGCATCTCATTGGGTAAtctttgaaaaatgtatttttacctAGCTTCATCTCATTCACTATGCCAAGTAAAAAATTTCTTAGTAAAGTAAACATTCTCTATGTCTTTAGTAAAATAACCCCCTtgagagagaaaataaaaacctaaaaattctatgtaaacaaaaaaaaaacaaagatatcTACCAATGTTTAAtacaatttatataaaacattagaaaaaaggggtggagataagggccgtctaatgtgagccaccctcactgcgcgtagctggagaataaatgtgaacactagtgatatttataaaataaatgaataaattaataaatatgcaagagctgctgctttaaaaattatagaatccaaaatagttaatatgcaaatacagtgatacctattataaataaggtgccaaatgtgatattaaacagcgctcaaaaaactggtgaaaatgtaaatcaacaaatataatattggtacagtgacatagtgaaaaataaataaataatccaccctctaagtgagtcaatatataagtgtccaaaaatccgtgcaaaaatcgcatcaaaaaataccaggttggcaaataaagtccatgaactgtctaagtgaacaaaaaaatatatataaatagttcataaatggagagcaaaggaaaagaaaaaatccttcccgatcttcaataagtgctttcaccacaccacagtgactgcgtgcttccaccacccatcagaaatgcaaactcaccgcaacaaatggcctgacactttcgtgtttaggcacacaggcttgttaactgaccccctcagtttagttgatagaactccttcttttcatatagagtggagcattcagttaaacagatggagatccgaagcaaaaagaaaactccaagataacagccatatgcaaata
It encodes:
- the LOC120930557 gene encoding gastrula zinc finger protein XlCGF17.1-like; the encoded protein is MSQVRDKPYQCSECQKSFNYKSKLSIHQRNHTGEKPFTCSECGKCFSQKTSLAKHEMIHTGEKPFSCSECGKCFSQRSDLLQHENIHTGKKTFSCSECENVFLWKKSLIIHQRVHTGEKPFNCPECDKCFSSKNNLISHLKIHTGEKPFKCSECEKCFLRHAQLTSHLKTHTGEKPFKCSECDKCFAHSHHLVEHQRIHTGENPFKCSECGKCFLQRANCVQHEKIHTGEKQFSCSECEKLFSLKRLLIEHQRIHTGEKPFSCSECDKCFRSKNNLIIHLKTHTGEKRAVLNVQNVARALH